GTTTATAAGACCGGGGATAAAAACGCACTTTATCTTGCAGACTTTGACATGGTAGATATTTTAACGCTTGATGATCCAGTCCATGCATTAATCAGTGACATGGATTTTACTCCAATAGCATACGACTACCTGGTACTTGTAACTGGCAAAAAAACATGTATAAACAATATTAATGACTTGAAAGGGAAAAATTTTGTGGAAATAGAAGATTCTGCTCAAAGACTTGCCTGGAACACTCTGGATGATAAGGGAATTCCCTATAAACTTAAAATTGGGTTTAAATCACCCTATGATGCCCTTAAATTTATAAATGACAACCCGGACTATTATACATTCATAAGCCATAGTCTAAATGAAGGTTTGGAAGTTATTAAAGAAGATACTCGCCATATTATAAGCTTCATTGCATGTAATAAAGATGATGAAAGAATTAATAGGTTTTTAGACTTTATTTTAACCTTTAAAGGTCAAAAAATAGTTGAAAAGTGCGGATTTGAAAGGATAAGGTAATATTACTCTACCAGTTTTCATGATCCCTGTTTTAAAAACTAAAAAATCCATCAAACACACGAGTCTGGAAACTTCATCAAATACCGTTCTCCAATGCACTACCCAATACGAATATGAAAAGATTTGCACAGATGTCGTACAGCAAATACTGGATCGAGCGAGCATTTGAAAATGCGAAAGGGATAGCAGGTTATACAAAATACCGTAAGAAATAAACCATTTTATGCATTAACCACTGATAATTTACTCACATATAAAGGTATAGCAGATGAATTAGGTGTTATACCTCAAAATGATTTTCACAGAACCTTCGGATAGGGGATATTATTGTTTTTTTGATGAAAAAATTTATCGATCTATCTTTTTTTCCTGATTTAGTGGCGTTTAACGTGATTTTGATAATGGAAACATTTTTTGGGATTTCCAGCTTATATATAAATCTATTTCTTGTATCTAGAGGTATCACTTGATTATATATCCCCAGATCACTTGACGTGATTCTAACAGTTGCATTTACTTCTGAAGAACCATTTAAAACGCACTGATTAGTGTTATAATCTACAAAAACAATCATTTCCCCATTATCAGTGTAATCCGCATTCACAAATCCATTTGAAGGATCAAAATTAAGACCGAGTAGGGTTGAATTCTCGACGGGAGTTAAAAAGCAAACTATCTGGTTGCGTATCAAATGATAAATAAAACCCACTAATACCACAATGATCAGTTAGATCATCTCGGCCCACAGCCTTCAATACTACATAGCCATTAGATTCATATGCTTCTAAGAAGTTCCATTTATGAATGCATTTACCATGTCGATCATTACTGAACCTACAGGTCCTGAAGTTGGAGTATTAGCATGGTAATCAAACCGAGAAGCTTCAACAGACAATTGTCTTCATATGATCAATGACAGTTATCCAATCCTCTCACCACAATACCAATCTCAAATCTGGATTAAATAAGCCCATAATAAAATTAAAAATCATGAACAGAACAACTACTAAGAAAATCATGAATAGAATTCCTTCTCTCATTCTTAAATCAAATGGAACGACCTTATTAATTTTATCTGGGAATAATACAATACTCTGCATTAGTAAACCAAAAAAGATCGCCATTAAACAAAACTCTAAAGATGGATTACCTTCCATAAAATAGAAATGAAGGCGTGAAATCCCATAACCAGTAGTTTGAAAACCCAATAATGCAGATAAAAGCCAATAACCATAGGGCATATAACCGGGCCCTAATTCTATACTCATCTTTGGACCCTCATATTTGGGAATACTTTCATCGCTAAAAGTTTTAATACGCTTAAACATGAATAGAAGTGGATAAATCGTTGAAACACCTAATCCGATACCAAATGGAATGTTATTGGTGGTTATTCCCATAGCAATGCTCGTTAAAAAGAAAAGAGGAGCAAAAAATAAAGTTATCACTATTAGCATCTGTTCATATTTTCCATTCCCATATTTTTCAGTTAATCTCTCATAATAATAAGTATATACAACTCCCATCACTGGAATTGTGCAAAAAGCAAAGAAGAATGGTAAAAAATCAAGACCTATTAAAACACCACAAGACAAATAGGTCATAATGAATATAAGCGGTATGAAATATATTGAAGATAATACTTCTTTTTTTAATTTTTCATTATAACCATCCTTATTAGATTTGAACGCTATTTCCAATCCCTTTTTGGAAAACAGTAGTTTTATATTTTCAATTAAAGCTCTTTTAAAGTCCATATTAACACATCCATAAAAATTAAGGGTTGGAAAGATATTCTGTGACATTGTTATATTGTGCTGAACTATACTGGTTAATTTCTTGACCATTTTCATCCAATATTACACTTATCTCATTAATTATTGTGTGAATGCCCTGTTCTATACTTTGAGATTTGACAAGATTTTGAACAGCTTCTTCAAATAAACAATTTTGCCAATTCAAGAGGTGGAATACAGAATTTCATCTCTGTATTTTCTAGCATCCTCATCCTCAGGATCCAACTCTAAAGCCTTATCAAAACATTCTAAAGATTTATTAAACTGATTTAGATCAATAAAAACAATACCTCTACCTATCCAAGCTGAAATATTGTCCGGATCTAATTCCAAAGCTTCATCAAAGCATTCTAATGCTTCTTGAGGTTTACCCATTTTTTTAAGAATAAATCCTTTATTAATCCAGAAGTAGTTATCTCCCATATCTAATTCCAAAGCTTTATTAAAACAATTAAAAGCCTCATTAGATCGATCCAAATTAGCAAGAGCAATACCTTTACCATTCCAAGCTAAAGCATCATCAGGATTTAACTCTAAAACCTTATCAAAACATTCTAAAGCTTCATCAAATCTTTCTAAATCAATAAGAACGTTGCCTTTACCACTCCAAGATAGAGAATACTCAGAATTCAGCGTTAATGCTTTATTAAAACATTTTAAAGCTTTATCAAGCTTTCCCAAATCAACAAATATCTTACCTTTCCCTTGCCAAGCATGATAAAATTTAGTATCAAGTTTTAAAACCTTATCAAAACATTCTAAAGCTTCATCAAATCTTCCTAAATCAACAAGAACCTTACCCTTATTATACCAAGCATAAAGGGATTTAGAATCTAAATCTGAAACCTTATCATGACACTTCAAAGCCTTATTTAAACACCCTAATTTCTCAAAAACCACGCCTTTACCATTCCAAGCTTTAATGTGATTAGGATCAATTTCCAATGTTTGATTATAATAATCTAAAGCTTCATGATATTTACCCTGATTAAACAAATTATGGGCCTTTTTAAGCAATGAATCTTTCCTAAACCTATTAAATAATCCTATAATAACACCTCTTTGAATGTTAAACTGATCTTTATTGTAAATAATATCAAATAAATTAATATAAGAGAAAAGAAGAATGTATTCTTCTTTCTTCCATTTCAAAGTTTATCAAAGCTTAAAATATCTTTAATTCTGTTTTTTATCCCAATATTAAATTTTTCAAAGATTTTAAATATTTAAGCCCCCAATTTATCTACTCTTTTCAATAATCAATTTATTGATAGTATTATAGGTTGAGTATCCCCATTTATAAATAGGCTCATACGCCATACGTACAATAACCATAGCAATAGTAACATATATTGCAGCTTTTATAAGTTTAGACGGTATTTTTCCCCCTCCAGAATATAGAAAAGTTTCTGAAAGACGAGTTTCCTTTAGAAATTGTTTGTTTATATTTACATCTGCTTTGTTTGGTTCTTTAGGATAAGGATAATAATCCCTGCCTTTCTTACCTGCGTAATTTATGCGAGATAACCATTCTGGTTCTGAATTAACCAAAGAATTACCTAAACTCAGAGCTAATTCTGTCTGCAGGTCATAGTAGCAGTAGGATCCGCAGAAACCATTAGCTGTGTTCATATCCCTTACAACACCTGTTTCGGGGTCAATTACAAATATTAGGTCATCTCGGCCCACGGCTTTCAATATTACATAGCCATTAGATTCATATG
This sequence is a window from Methanobacterium sp.. Protein-coding genes within it:
- a CDS encoding LysR family transcriptional regulator is translated as MEYKPKVSIIIDGNTYSYRLFEALKMVSKTYSQRRAAEKMGISHAVLNRRIKDAEKKLGFKLVFSSGAGSLLTEDAKIILKNYEKYEKRLKKREKIIICGGYASSRLLEILADEYGLEAAVYKTGDKNALYLADFDMVDILTLDDPVHALISDMDFTPIAYDYLVLVTGKKTCINNINDLKGKNFVEIEDSAQRLAWNTLDDKGIPYKLKIGFKSPYDALKFINDNPDYYTFISHSLNEGLEVIKEDTRHIISFIACNKDDERINRFLDFILTFKGQKIVEKCGFERIR
- a CDS encoding tetratricopeptide repeat protein, which codes for MKWKKEEYILLFSYINLFDIIYNKDQFNIQRGVIIGLFNRFRKDSLLKKAHNLFNQGKYHEALDYYNQTLEIDPNHIKAWNGKGVVFEKLGCLNKALKCHDKVSDLDSKSLYAWYNKGKVLVDLGRFDEALECFDKVLKLDTKFYHAWQGKGKIFVDLGKLDKALKCFNKALTLNSEYSLSWSGKGNVLIDLERFDEALECFDKVLELNPDDALAWNGKGIALANLDRSNEAFNCFNKALELDMGDNYFWINKGFILKKMGKPQEALECFDEALELDPDNISAWIGRGIVFIDLNQFNKSLECFDKALELDPEDEDARKYRDEILYSTS